The Saxibacter everestensis genome has a window encoding:
- a CDS encoding AI-2E family transporter: MWTFRRKNSQTPDGAKPVAQTTDAQRPGGNLSRVTSRYPVVPGGEEPSPFEDRQVFTYDTDDGQPFVVPALRLAAAWAWRLLAVAAAVALLFYGLSYVATIVIPLLVALLMSALLAPWVNWMHRKGVPRALATTIAFLSFLVIVAGLFTLVGQQLAVQSDDLVAQSVAGYESVVAWLQSGPFGFSTGQIADAVDQAVSQAVSALQENSSQILGGALAVTGTAGHFIAGSLIALFATFFFLKDGRKISEWLIRLLPDRARRRTASASARGWITLVQYVRVQVLVAFVDAVGISIGAAILGLPLVVPLGILVFLASFVPVIGAVASGLVVVLVALVSQGWVAALIMLAVVVGVQQLENHVLQPFVMGKAVSVHPLGVILAVATGTVVAGVPGALFAVPFVATLNSVVLDLVGSAGTRTADRKPDATPQRVGSDPSPNEDTGESSPDDDLPPGS, encoded by the coding sequence ATGTGGACGTTTCGACGGAAGAATTCGCAGACACCGGACGGCGCAAAGCCCGTCGCGCAGACGACCGACGCGCAGCGGCCTGGCGGGAACCTTAGCCGCGTCACCAGCCGTTACCCGGTTGTGCCAGGCGGTGAAGAACCCTCGCCCTTCGAAGATCGTCAGGTCTTTACCTACGACACGGACGACGGGCAGCCTTTCGTTGTGCCTGCTCTGCGGCTAGCCGCGGCATGGGCATGGCGGCTGCTCGCAGTGGCGGCGGCGGTCGCGCTGCTGTTCTATGGGCTGAGCTATGTCGCCACCATCGTCATCCCGTTGCTAGTGGCGTTGTTGATGAGTGCCCTGCTTGCCCCATGGGTGAACTGGATGCACCGAAAAGGGGTCCCGCGGGCGCTCGCGACCACAATTGCCTTCCTGAGTTTTCTGGTGATCGTCGCTGGCCTGTTCACGCTGGTCGGGCAGCAGCTAGCCGTCCAGTCGGACGATCTGGTGGCGCAATCCGTTGCCGGGTACGAATCGGTCGTGGCCTGGCTCCAGTCCGGCCCGTTCGGGTTCAGCACCGGGCAGATTGCCGATGCCGTCGACCAGGCGGTCAGCCAGGCCGTCTCCGCGTTACAGGAAAATTCCAGCCAGATACTCGGCGGCGCCCTCGCCGTCACCGGTACCGCCGGCCACTTCATCGCCGGTTCGCTTATCGCTCTTTTCGCTACTTTCTTCTTCCTCAAGGACGGACGGAAGATCTCAGAATGGCTGATCCGGCTGCTGCCGGACAGGGCCCGCCGACGGACGGCGAGCGCGAGCGCCCGAGGCTGGATTACGCTCGTGCAGTACGTGCGGGTGCAGGTCCTCGTGGCTTTTGTCGATGCCGTGGGTATCTCGATCGGTGCGGCGATCCTTGGGCTACCGCTGGTCGTCCCACTGGGAATTCTGGTATTCCTGGCATCCTTCGTCCCGGTTATCGGTGCGGTGGCGTCCGGTCTTGTTGTCGTGCTTGTCGCGCTGGTCAGCCAGGGCTGGGTAGCAGCGCTGATCATGCTCGCCGTCGTGGTGGGCGTCCAGCAGCTCGAAAACCACGTCCTTCAGCCCTTTGTGATGGGAAAAGCAGTCTCCGTACATCCGCTCGGCGTCATTCTGGCGGTCGCAACCGGTACAGTTGTGGCTGGAGTTCCCGGAGCGCTATTTGCTGTGCCGTTCGTTGCAACGCTTAACAGTGTGGTCCTGGATTTAGTCGGCAGTGCGGGTACCCGCACTGCGGATCGCAAGCCTGATGCGACGCCACAACGCGTCGGATCAGACCCGTCGCCGAACGAAGATACTGGAGAAAGCAGCCCTGATGACGACCTCCCACCAGGCAGTTGA
- a CDS encoding FAD-binding oxidoreductase gives MTTVKHMKWWGWGVEGVQFEYHNKPNFAPFVKEAVDLDLEVEPADIDAPDLDRLRLPDSLISAAQLARLTELVGDAHVTTERLERVTHTYGKSIRDLLRLRDGSIARVPDVVVYPGTEAEVQQIVDLAVDQDAVLIPFGGGTNISGSLEPLPEETRPIISLDLGRMNRVLEVDEQSGLARVQAGTLGPDLEEQLGDRGWTMGHFPDSFTHSTLGGWVATRSSGMQSDKYGDIAEITRGLRVVVPRRTLVIRPLPGTSTGPSVREMILGSEGRLGVITEVTVQIHRLPTERQVLGYLFPDWQAGLAAMEEIASSDASPSVTRVSDARETGFSFATRKKGKKVSGAVSAALMKVLERKGWDLEKLCLSFIGYEGSKRHVGYEKNLVRQIVRKHGGILLGKGPGTLYDQKKFDTPYIRDFLLDRGAAADVSETAAPWSRLRDLYAGTVAAANAAYREIGVRGWIMCHLSHSEHSGACLYFTFAFRHDDNDPIGRYEVVKTAIQQAFIDNGGTLSHHHAVGREHAPWIEQDLSPAGADMLRGLFESVDPKRNLNPGKIVF, from the coding sequence ATGACCACGGTCAAACACATGAAATGGTGGGGCTGGGGCGTCGAGGGCGTCCAATTCGAGTACCACAACAAGCCCAACTTCGCCCCTTTCGTCAAAGAAGCCGTCGACCTCGACCTGGAAGTAGAACCAGCAGACATCGACGCACCCGATCTTGACCGGCTCCGGCTTCCCGACTCGCTGATTTCGGCGGCACAACTTGCGCGGCTCACCGAGCTGGTCGGGGATGCTCACGTCACGACCGAACGGCTGGAACGCGTCACCCATACCTACGGCAAGAGCATCCGGGACTTGCTCCGGTTGCGCGACGGCAGCATCGCACGCGTTCCCGATGTCGTTGTCTACCCGGGCACCGAGGCTGAGGTACAGCAGATTGTCGATCTCGCTGTCGATCAGGACGCCGTGCTGATTCCTTTTGGCGGCGGCACCAATATCTCGGGCAGTCTGGAGCCACTCCCCGAGGAAACCCGCCCGATAATCTCACTTGATCTTGGCCGGATGAACCGGGTCCTGGAAGTCGACGAGCAGTCCGGGCTGGCCCGGGTGCAGGCCGGAACTCTTGGCCCCGACCTTGAAGAGCAGCTGGGCGATCGTGGCTGGACGATGGGCCACTTCCCCGACAGCTTCACGCACAGCACGCTGGGTGGCTGGGTCGCCACCCGGTCCTCGGGCATGCAATCGGACAAGTATGGCGACATCGCCGAGATCACCCGGGGCCTGAGGGTCGTCGTGCCGCGCCGCACGCTCGTCATCCGGCCGCTACCCGGCACCTCGACCGGCCCAAGTGTCCGGGAAATGATCCTGGGCAGCGAAGGCAGGCTCGGCGTCATCACCGAAGTGACCGTGCAGATCCATCGGCTGCCCACCGAGCGTCAGGTGCTCGGCTACCTGTTTCCGGACTGGCAGGCGGGCCTTGCCGCGATGGAGGAGATCGCCAGCAGTGACGCGTCCCCATCGGTGACCCGGGTATCGGATGCCCGGGAGACCGGATTCTCCTTCGCGACCCGGAAGAAGGGCAAGAAAGTCTCCGGCGCGGTGAGCGCTGCCCTGATGAAGGTCCTCGAACGCAAAGGGTGGGACCTGGAAAAGCTCTGCCTGTCGTTCATCGGTTACGAGGGCAGCAAACGGCATGTCGGCTATGAGAAGAACCTCGTGCGCCAGATTGTGCGCAAGCACGGCGGAATCCTGCTCGGAAAAGGCCCCGGCACGCTCTACGACCAGAAGAAGTTCGACACGCCGTACATCCGCGACTTCCTGCTCGATCGCGGCGCGGCAGCAGACGTCTCCGAGACAGCCGCTCCGTGGTCAAGGCTGCGGGATCTCTATGCCGGCACCGTTGCCGCGGCAAACGCCGCCTACCGGGAAATCGGCGTCAGGGGCTGGATAATGTGCCACCTCTCGCACTCCGAGCACTCGGGTGCCTGCCTGTACTTCACTTTCGCGTTCCGGCACGACGACAACGATCCGATCGGTCGGTACGAGGTAGTGAAAACCGCCATCCAGCAGGCATTCATCGACAATGGCGGCACCCTCTCCCACCACCACGCCGTAGGGCGCGAGCATGCACCGTGGATCGAACAAGACCTTTCCCCGGCGGGAGCGGACATGTTACGCGGCCTGTTCGAATCGGTTGATCCTAAGCGGAACCTGAACCCAGGGAAGATAGTGTTCTAG
- a CDS encoding fatty acid desaturase family protein — protein MTTSHQAVEERQRPIRERHVSDYAELMKQVTALGLLKRSYGFYWSMIIGTVLVYTGLWVAVVLLGDTWYQLIVAALMGVVLTQFGFLGHEAAHRQIFQSHRWNEWTGRLLSGLAAGLSYGWWMNKHNRHHQAPNQMGKDPDIVSDVLAFTPADAEKRKGIGEAFAKRQGYWFFPLLFLEGINLHVQSVKTAFGKRPIKLRWVEITFLIVRLGGYVAVLFILLSPGIAAAFLGVQVGVFGFLLGAAFAPNHKGMPIVPKNAKVDFLRRQVLMSRNIKGGSFVDLAMGGLNYQIEHHLFPSMPRPNLRHAQKVVRDYCETHGVAYTETTLLKSYGIVVRYLNAVGLKARGPFDCPLVQEYRA, from the coding sequence ATGACGACCTCCCACCAGGCAGTTGAAGAGCGCCAACGTCCGATCCGCGAACGTCACGTCAGCGATTACGCCGAACTCATGAAGCAGGTAACAGCGCTCGGCCTGCTGAAGCGCTCATACGGTTTCTACTGGTCGATGATCATTGGAACAGTGCTGGTTTACACCGGACTGTGGGTCGCCGTCGTTTTGCTCGGCGATACCTGGTACCAGCTGATCGTTGCCGCGCTGATGGGCGTCGTCCTCACCCAGTTCGGATTCCTCGGGCATGAGGCAGCCCACCGGCAGATCTTCCAGTCGCACCGATGGAACGAATGGACCGGTCGCCTGCTGTCCGGTCTCGCTGCCGGGCTGAGCTACGGCTGGTGGATGAACAAGCACAACCGGCACCACCAGGCGCCAAACCAGATGGGTAAGGATCCGGACATCGTCTCCGATGTGCTCGCCTTTACCCCGGCGGACGCCGAGAAGCGCAAGGGCATTGGCGAAGCGTTCGCCAAGCGGCAGGGTTACTGGTTCTTCCCGTTGCTCTTTCTCGAGGGAATCAACCTGCACGTACAGAGCGTGAAAACGGCGTTCGGCAAGCGGCCGATCAAACTTCGGTGGGTCGAGATCACGTTTCTGATCGTCCGCCTGGGGGGCTACGTCGCGGTACTGTTCATCCTGCTGAGTCCGGGAATCGCCGCTGCATTCCTTGGTGTGCAGGTTGGCGTGTTCGGATTCCTGCTCGGCGCTGCGTTTGCACCCAACCACAAGGGGATGCCGATCGTGCCGAAGAACGCCAAGGTGGACTTCCTGCGCCGCCAGGTGCTGATGTCGCGCAATATCAAGGGCGGATCATTCGTAGACCTCGCGATGGGCGGTCTTAACTATCAGATCGAGCATCATCTGTTCCCCAGCATGCCGCGACCGAACCTGCGCCACGCCCAGAAGGTGGTTCGCGACTACTGCGAGACTCACGGCGTTGCCTACACGGAGACCACGCTGCTCAAGTCCTACGGGATCGTCGTCCGGTATCTCAATGCGGTCGGCCTGAAAGCCCGGGGGCCCTTCGACTGCCCCCTGGTGCAGGAATACCGCGCCTAG